One genomic segment of Pristis pectinata isolate sPriPec2 chromosome 38, sPriPec2.1.pri, whole genome shotgun sequence includes these proteins:
- the LOC127587033 gene encoding cofilin-2-like, protein MSSGVKVCDSVIECFTNMKVRKMCSKEEGKKRKKAVLLVLNDSQELIVLDKKKEILSGDLMDGTITDALQVFAEMLPKNGCCYALFDLSYETKESKKEELVFIHWNPDAATVKDKMVYASSADALRKKIIGIKHEWQITSLEDLLDVNVWAEKLGQNVVSVECRKVELQCH, encoded by the exons ATG TCATCTGGTGTAAAAGTCTGTGACAGTGTCATTGAGTGCTTCACTAATATGAAGGTACGCAAGATGTGCAGCAAGGAGGAAGGCAAGAAGCGGAAGAAGGCAGTCCTATTAGTACTGAATGATTCTCAGGAGTTGATCGTTTTGGACAAAAAGAAGGAGATCCTCAGCGGtgatctgatggacggcacaattACAGATGCATTACAGGTCTTTGCTGAGATGCTTCCGAAGAATGGCTGCTGCTATGCTCTCTTTGACCTATCCTATGAGACAAAAGAGTCCAAGAAGGAGGAGTTGGTTTTTATTCATTG GAATCCAGATGCTGCAACTGTCAAGGATAAGATGGTCTATGCCAGTAGCGCAGACGCATTGAGGAAGAAGATTATAG GGATCAAGCATGAATGGCAAATAACATCCTTGGAGGATTTACTAGATGTTAACGTGTGGGCTGAAAAGCTGGGGCAGAATGTGGTTTCTGTGGAATGTCGTAAAGTTGAGCTACAGTGTCATTAA